Proteins encoded in a region of the Acidimicrobiales bacterium genome:
- a CDS encoding ABC transporter permease has translation MTGRRIMLALAPPVVAIIFSVALSSVVLLIAGTSPWEAWREMLSYGSSLGALVETGNRATQLYLAGIAVAIGFRMNLFNIGVEGQYMLAALVAAAVGAAVNLPPILHVALIMAVAMSVGSLYAGVAGYLKVTRGVHEVISTIMLNAIALSAIGYLLRTWLDDGDDTTLNITTPEIAPSGRFPNLNGMVEMFTREIGRGRELWGFLLIAIVVGVLFHLFLTRTRSGFDLRATGLNPFAAEASGVDPRATVVRAMLLSGAVAGLIGLPEILGDSYKYDLGFTRGLGFTGIAIALIGRNHPAGVAVGALLFGWLDSAAPILDVVGDTPREIVSILQGVVVLSAVVAYEVVNRIRRAQEARDAASATQRTLEPTS, from the coding sequence ATGACCGGTCGACGGATCATGCTGGCCCTGGCTCCCCCGGTTGTGGCCATTATCTTTTCGGTCGCCCTTTCCTCAGTAGTTCTGCTGATAGCCGGCACCAGCCCGTGGGAAGCCTGGCGGGAGATGCTTTCCTACGGCAGCAGTCTGGGAGCCCTCGTCGAGACGGGAAATCGGGCCACGCAGTTGTACCTGGCCGGTATCGCCGTCGCAATTGGCTTTCGGATGAACCTCTTCAATATCGGTGTTGAAGGCCAGTACATGTTGGCCGCCCTCGTTGCGGCGGCCGTCGGAGCGGCAGTCAACCTTCCACCCATTTTGCACGTGGCCCTGATCATGGCCGTTGCCATGTCCGTTGGATCCCTGTATGCCGGGGTTGCCGGCTATCTCAAGGTGACGCGTGGCGTCCATGAGGTGATCTCCACCATCATGTTGAACGCCATTGCCCTGTCGGCCATCGGCTACCTGCTCAGGACGTGGCTCGACGATGGGGATGACACCACCCTCAACATCACAACGCCGGAAATCGCGCCGTCAGGACGCTTCCCCAACCTCAACGGGATGGTGGAAATGTTTACCCGGGAGATTGGAAGGGGGCGCGAGCTCTGGGGCTTCCTCCTGATCGCCATCGTCGTTGGGGTTCTCTTCCACCTTTTCCTGACCCGAACCCGCTCCGGTTTCGATCTGCGGGCCACCGGCCTGAACCCGTTCGCCGCTGAGGCCAGTGGAGTGGACCCGCGAGCCACCGTGGTGCGAGCCATGCTGTTATCTGGTGCAGTTGCCGGCCTGATCGGCCTACCGGAGATCCTGGGCGACAGCTACAAATACGACCTCGGGTTTACTCGGGGTCTGGGCTTTACGGGCATAGCGATCGCCCTCATTGGACGCAATCATCCTGCCGGAGTGGCAGTGGGGGCCCTCCTGTTCGGCTGGCTTGACAGCGCTGCGCCCATCCTGGACGTGGTAGGCGATACCCCACGAGAGATCGTGTCCATCCTCCAGGGAGTGGTCGTGCTCTCAGCTGTTGTGGCCTACGAGGTGGTTAACCGAATCCGTCGGGCCCAGGAGGCTCGAGACGCTGCGTCGGCCACCCAGCGAACTCTGGAACCGACGTCATGA